ATCTTCTGGCCTTAGATACCGGAGCCGGCATTGTTTCATCGAAGTTGTTTGTTGCGGAATAGGGTGCTGAGCCACAAACCAGGCAACCGGAAGGATGCACACCCAGTACGGTCACTAATTTTTTGCTAAAAAAAGATTTGCAAATCTGTAACACTTTGTGTACTTTACAGCATAAATCATGTTGCAACGTAATCCCAGTTGCAGTGCTGATTTATTTACCTGTACGATGGAGTCTCTTATGAAAGCTCTGTACTCATTTCTTGGCTCTCTGCCTTTTCTATTTGCTGTAATCCTGCTCGGAACTGCCACGCCCCCTATGGCGATGCCACCGGCGGCACCACCAAGCTGTGGTTGCGGTGACTTGCCGCCAGATACAGAGCAGACCAAGGTTACAACGGTCTGTATTGATGGTGATACGTGTGAAGTTGCTATTACCTACAGACACTATGCAGCAACACCAATGGAAGTAGATCCGTGCAATGGTTCTTTACGCATCAATTCCCGAACATGCTTTAAGAGGATCTGCTTCCCAGATAGTTGCCCACTTCCAATAGGCAAGGAGCAGAAAGTGATGGAGAGTGTGTTCTATGCACTGAATCCTCTTGGCGGTGACATTAATGCGCTGGCTGGATCGATTCCGTATTGTGACCATATACCTCCTATTAACCAAGTTTATTGCTGGACGGTTACCATGCCACGCTGTGTACGGTGGGAAGGGAACTGTTTGGTTCTCTGCGGTGATGAAGAATGCTGTACCACGTCGTGGAGAATTTGTATTAATCCTGTGACAGGTCAACCTTATGCTGAAGAGAACGGGGTATGTCCCCCACCAAATCAGGTATGCCACCCTCCCTGTATTCCGGTTGTATGCAAATACGATCCCACTTTGGTAACAAGCTTTTGTCGATAAAAACCAATTGGTGTGGCTTCGTTATGAAGAAAAATCGTGGACCGCTGAAGGCAGTAACATTGGTACGATGCCTTGTTTCATGTTTTCTTGCCGTTATTATTTTACTGCCCGTACCGCAAGCTGCTGCCCAGATGTGGCAGGCTCTGCCTGCGGTAACCGTAGGAGGTGCAAAAAACACGGGAGGATGGCGGCCTCGTGGTGGCATAGCCGGTCTTGTAGCCTACGACACTGCATACCGGGAGTTTTGGGCCGGACACGGTTCGCATATCATAGTGTCACGCGATAACGGTGTTTCCTGGTCTGAGCCAAAGCTGCCTGTTCCTCCCTCTTTCTATTATAGAGACATAGCCATTTCGGCAGGTGCGGGTCGAATCCTTGGAGCATTGATAACTCCGGATCATATCTTTGTCAAATTGGAATTTGATCGGACGCGGAATTGCTGGACTGAAATTGACAGTTTCCGTTTGGTACAATTTCACGCAGCCGTTGATAGTGCAGCCATTTTCCTGGAGGGTAAGTTTAATTCGCAGGGAACAGCAGTGATATGGGAGCTATGGGTGTCTCACGCCGGCGATCAAACCTGGCATTCTGTTACCGATCTCGGTGAGATAAGGCAGGTGGAACAACCAATGAGACTGATGCGTTCTCCATACATCCAGGAAGTACACCCCACAATCGTTGCCGTGCAAAGCCTTGACAACTGGGTTGAGTATTCGTCAGAAACAGGAAGAACGGCGCGTACCAAAATTCCACCAACAGCACTCTATTACAACTATTCAGCGAACAGGGATGTGATTATTGCCGGGTTTCGCACCCTTCTTCCTAATCCTGATCCTAATAAATCAAACAAGGAGATAGCGTATTTCAATATAGGTGTAAGTACTGATGGCGGCGACACCTGGCACCAGTATGATACGATTCGTTTTGTAAACAGTGATAAGATTGTTACCAATACCGAATACCAGCAAAATCATCTTCAGGTAAGCATAATGCATTTGCATGGCAATACGGTAACAATTGTTCTTGCCGACGGAACGGTATTCTCGACCAATGATAATGGCAACACGTTTTGGTATCGTGGAGTTGGTGAGTTCATTGTTAAAGATGATGAGGGGCTTCTCGCATACCCGGCCCGCGAGACGGTAAGAACTGATAGCGAGGGGAATATGTATTACGTGCGACAAAGCGGGCAGCTTTTACGAACAGGCCAGTTGCTTCGAGTACCAGCGGATATCCGGCAGCCGTTGGAACTTGTTACAAAAGGAAAAAATTTTTATTGGTTTACATTAGGCGACGGCACGATGCTGGCAGCCGGAGCAACGTATCTGGCACGTAGCACCGATGCAGGAAGTACCTGGCTGCTAACCGGCAGAGTCACTGAGCAGCACAAAGATCAGGACTACACTCCGGTGCCTCAGGAGAAGATGATATTTGACCGCATTGTCGCCACTGATACAAATGATGTCGCGGTTCTTAGCTCTACGGGAAACATTCAGGCACAGTATCTGGGCGAAGATGGTGTCTATCGCCTGGATGGCTATTACCGACTCAACTGGAGTTACCAGGGTGAAGTAAAACTATGGATTGGCGAGTATCACTCTGATGAATATGTTACAAAGAATTATGAAGTAGCCAGCTTCACACCAGACTCGGTACTGGATCTGAACCAGGGCATAATCTATATGAAGGCAGACTCGATAGCACCGCTGCCTGGAGAAGCCCTGCCAAGAAGGTACGAGTCTGAAAAGCCGCAGTTTTATCAGCAGAGCAACTCCGAGATCTTTTACCAAAAAACAGTTCTGTGGCACTCTACCGATGGCGGCGGTACGTGGCAAGAAATTGGAAAGGAGCTTACGGCTGACAGCAACGGAATTCCAGGTACGATAGCCTCAATGCTGCGCCTGCGCGACGGCCGGCTGCTGTGCGGTATGAAAGGCTATACCGTGTACACTCAGACTGAATTTGGCACGGATAATTACGATACGTCGTATGTTGGCGGTGGTCTGTGGGTCTCATCCGATAACGGACAGAACTGGCAGGAGCTGCCTCACCCGGCAGTAACCGGCAGTAATGTATGGTTTCTCAAGCGCAAGGGCGACCTCAACGAACAACGACTGGCAACGGCAGTAGATGGAGGTACCGATACGCTGGTGGCGTCCGTCGGCACGGTTGAAACGAAACGGGTGCTCGATGAAATTCATGAAATTGGCCCTGACGGGAACCCACGTTTTACCGGATTCTACGATACGATATCAGTAACCACAATGCGTGATGCCCGCATTGTAACGAGCACCGACGGCGGAGTATCCTGGAGGGTTACCTATAACGAGCCTAAAAGCCGGCCGGGCTTTAGTCCGCGCCGTGAGATCATCTCCCGCCGTGACGGAAGCCTGCTTGCAGCTACAGTCGAGAGCGGTGTGCTGTGGTCGCCCAATGGCCTGGTATGGACACCGCTTGGCAACGATACCCTTAACCAGACAGTAATTTTGGATATAGATGTGGATACTAACGATGTTGTATATGCTGCAACAGACAAGGGTATCTTCTACATCAACGACCGCCCCACATCAGTGGATGACGGCAAGCTGAATATCCCAAGCAAGAATAGCCGTTTCTTTAGCATGTGGACGTATCCGGCGCCCGTGCGCACGCAGGTGCAGGTACGGTTGAACAACGTCGAAGCACTCAGCAATACCATTCGCAGCTTAAAGCTGTACAACATCTACGGTACGGAAGTGGCGGACTACAGCACTGCGATACCGCAGCAGAGTGCCGGCCGAGCCGAGTTTACTCTTAGCCTGCCTGCGCACATTGCCTCGGGCGTCTATCTTCTGGCCTTAGATACCGGAGCCGGCATTGTTTCATCGAAGCTGTTTGTTGCGGAATAGGGTACTGAGCCACAAACCAGGCAACCGGAAGGATGCACACCCAGTACGGTCACTAATTTTTTGCTAAAAAAAGATTTGCAAATCTGTAACACTTTGTGTACTTTACAGCATAAATCATGTTGCAACGTAATCCCAGTTGCAGTGCTGATTTATTTACCTGTACGATGGAGTCTCTTATGAAAGCTCTGTACTCATTTCTTGGCTCTCTGCCTTTTCTATTTGCTGTAATCCTGCTCGGAACTGCCACGCCCCCTATGGCGATGCCACCGGCGGCACCACCAAGCTGTGATTGCGGTGACTTGCCGCCAGATACAGAGCAGACCAAGGTTACAACGGTGTGTATTGATGGTGATACGTGTGAAGTTGCTATTACCTACAAACACTATGCAGCAACACCAATGGAACAAGATCCGTGCAATCCTACGCTTCGCATCAATTCCCGAACATGCTTTAAGAGGATCTGCTTCTTAAATAACTGTCCACTTCCAATAGGCAAGGAGCAGAAGGTGATGGAGAGCGTGTTCTATGCACTGAATCCACTTGGCGGTGACATAAATATGCTTGCAGGAGCGATTCCGTATTGTGATCCACCCCCACCTTACAACCAAGTTTATTGCTGGACTGTAACCATGCCCCGCTGTGTACAGTGGGAGGATAGTTGTTTGGTTTGGTGCCAGGATGCTGAGTGTTGCACTAATTCGTGGAGGA
This is a stretch of genomic DNA from Ignavibacteria bacterium. It encodes these proteins:
- a CDS encoding T9SS type A sorting domain-containing protein is translated as MKKNRGPLKAVTLVRCLVSCFLAVIILLPVPQAAAQMWQALPAVTVGGAKNTGGWRPRGGIAGLVAYDTAYREFWAGHGSHIIVSRDNGVSWSEPKLPVPPSFYYRDIAISAGAGRILGALITPDHIFVKLEFDRTRNCWTEIDSFRLVQFHAAVDSAAIFLEGKFNSQGTAVIWELWVSHAGDQTWHSVTDLGEIRQVEQPMRLMRSPYIQEVHPTIVAVQSLDNWVEYSSETGRTARTKIPPTALYYNYSANRDVIIAGFRTLLPNPDPNKSNKEIAYFNIGVSTDGGDTWHQYDTIRFVNSDKIVTNTEYQQNHLQVSIMHLHGNTVTIVLADGTVFSTNDNGNTFWYRGVGEFIVKDDEGLLAYPARETVRTDSEGNMYYVRQSGQLLRTGQLLRVPADIRQPLELVTKGKNFYWFTLGDGTMLAAGATYLARSTDAGSTWLLTGRVTEQHKDQDYTPVPQEKMIFDRIVATDTNDVAVLSSTGNIQAQYLGEDGVYRLDGYYRLNWSYQGEVKLWIGEYHSDEYVTKNYEVASFTPDSVLDLNQGIIYMKADSIAPLPGEALPRRYESEKPQFYQQSNSEIFYQKTVLWHSTDGGGTWQEIGKELTADSNGIPGTIASMLRLRDGRLLCGMKGYTVYTQTEFGTDNYDTSYVGGGLWVSSDNGQNWQELPHPAVTGSNVWFLKRKGDLNEQRLATAVDGGTDTLVASVGTVETKRVLDEIHEIGPDGNPRFTGFYDTISVTTMRDARIVTSTDGGVSWRVTYNEPKSRPGFSPRREIISRRDGSLLAATVESGVLWSPNGLVWTPLGNDTLNQTVILDIDVDTNDVVYAATDKGIFYINDRPTSVDDGKLNIPSKNSRFFSMWTYPAPVRTQVQVRLNNVEALSNTIRSLKLYNIYGTEVADYSTAIPQQSAGRAEFTLSLPAHIASGVYLLALDTGAGIVSSKLFVAE